The sequence below is a genomic window from Etheostoma cragini isolate CJK2018 chromosome 20, CSU_Ecrag_1.0, whole genome shotgun sequence.
GTGAGGCTCAATATGAGGCTGATGATGGGTAATTTCACACAAGCAAAAGCCTCCTCAAAGCTGcgacaacagaaaaataattaatatttttacagttcatgTTGCAGGGTTCACATTGATTAATTAGAGAATGAATTGTTTTCTGGATGAGCTCTTTCATTCGGGGTggtttatgtgtatatactgtatgtgtgtgtgtgtgcagatagATGGCTGCATCTGAAGCCTTAATGGCTTACGTGCTGTGGTGTGCTGCTGAGAGGTCTGCTGCGGTAGGACAGGCACATAAGTACTTGTTCAATTGCCAGTTTAAAAAGCCTTGTTCATGATGTTAGAGACTGAAACAGACAGCAGGAAAGCCTTCCAGGGACCTCTGGAAAAAAGCATTAACTCCATGTGAAATACATTTGATTCACGTAGCTCCCGTGAATGCCTTCTTATTGGAGGATCAACTGCGCTATTTTACAGCATATAGGATATTTATTTGAGGAAGCCCATTAAATCTCTCAGTACTTTTGGTTGTAAGATCACCTATGTTGCTTCTGTGTTTGCAGTCATACAGCAGTACCCTATAAAGGAACAACAACATATCAATACCAGGCAATTGTTTATTGTTCCACAGAGACCGTTTTAAAATAGCTTCTATCTGTCAACTTTGATAATCCTGCACAGTAACTGCTCTTGACCCTTCTGTGGAAAATCAGGTTGCATAATCAATGGAGCTGCAGAACAACGTGAgagcaaaaaagaaatcaatgatGCCAAATGATTAGGAAATAATTCAGTAACAATTCTggcctctttctccttctttgttATCAACTATATTGCTAAACTGACAAAGGCAGTCCTTGTACCTCAATAAGTTGCCTCTTGTTAATGATTTTGTCTTGTCTCTCCTATCTTCTTCTGTCCTCTCCTCACTTTCACAATCCCAAAATGTAGCTGTATTGCAGAGATTCTTGTCTTGGTTCTTTCCTCTGTATATAACTTGAAATGGTGCTCGGcgcaaattctttcaggaagacttgtAGATAACTTCAACCACCACTATCTCTTCAAGAAACTATTCAACTGTTAAGAGGCGTTTACTTTTCAGTAAGGCAACCAAAATTGGCCACGTAATTCATGATCCAACATTTATcttaaatagataaaaagattctgtacatttcatattatgcTTATGTCCAATaaatctgcaacaaagtctctcctgatcgAAATTACGTTGGCTGAAACTTGGGGTCTATCCAAGAGGATAACATGTGCATTATTGATCATGTTCCTCAAAGGTCAAATATTTGGTTCAAACTGCAAGAAACATGTAGGATAATGCATGCAGTGACTGCATAGCTCCAACTCCAACAATGTTCATTTTATCTTTAGTTTAATCATTAAATGCTAATCTGTTGTTCCATGGTGCAGGTCTGCATTTATAGCACCAGTAAAACTCAGCTGGGTGACTCTTAAGCTGCTGGAAAATTGTCAACCTTAACCCTTTAGTGTGTAGCTTGGCGCAGCGCAATTGCAACCATACAAAACACTGGCTTAAggttttatgcttctgcgtcaAATCGAGGGCGTACACCCAAAGACCCCTATGCGTCGACGTGAACCCCTCTCCGATCCCTCCGCTGAAGCTTGACGTACACCTTCAAAAACGTGTAACTTTGCGTTGAGGCGACGCAGAGCGCGAGGACTTATTGGTCAACTCGTCCTGTGTGTTGATAGTTGGTGTTTGAAGCAGCCTACTGTGGGGAGTAGCAACATGCTAGTTCCCTGACATAAGCTTTGCAAAGAAACTCAGACATATTTTGGTTACAAGGACCGGGTTATCCGTTTGTAAAGGTTCTATTTGTCAGCATTTTGAAATTGGCACTTTTCCAGCCAGCTGTACTTTGTGGGCAGTGGGTGCTAAAGTTTGCTTGCTAAAATAACATAAACTGTCTCTTTTATTTTTCGGGACCCTCCAGAAACCACCCCCCAGTGTTTTGGCGGTGAAATGTTAACAGAACTCCTGAAGAGTCACAACGTTGTAGCTACAGCGTGGAGTGGATACATAAGCGTAAAACAGTTGTTAGCCGTGTCATCCTCCCTAGCTCTGTCCTCTTATCAATAATCCTTCACAAAAGCCGACGGGCAAATTGCAAAACTCCAGGCTTCAAAGTAGTCCACAAACCAGTGGGTGACATCACTGCTGCTTCGGCCATTTTTATTACAGTCCATGGAAGCATCCACTGAATGTTTATATAATTTAAGCACGTTGGAAGCAGTAGGCTATGAAGTCACATGCCCCAGACAATGTTAGGCTGTTGACACCACTACATCAAATCATCACTTTAAAGACTCACTGCTTCATGCTCATAACGCATGCATTTACATGCAGCAGAGAGAAAGTGATTGTGTCTTACACACCGTATAATTAggcatttgttttctttatgtccGTTTAACTAGAAGAAGTGCTGGTATCGACCATCTGCAGCTACTGAAGGGTtgctttctgtttatttgtaaGGACGCTTGGGTGTGTACACACATCGGCTGTCACAGAGAATAGAAAAGCCACCTTTCACAAAGGCTCCCTTAAGTTTGTTTTATGAGCTCATACGAACATTtggattgtttgtgtgtgtgtctttttgtccaAGGTGCTTCATTACAATAAACTTGATGGTGGTTTCTGTGATTGGTTGGTCTCTTTTCCCGGACCTCAatttctgaatgtgtgtgtgactctgcaAGCCCAATAGCAATCTCTCACTGCCGCAGTCTCTCTCGTCTGAATTTTACAGCTCGTCTTGTCTGTAAATGGATATAATGACTTCAGCATGACTGAAGGAATTGTGTTGCAGTACTAAATCATTTCAATTACACTCAGAGGTCAGTGAATATAGAAGAGGCGCGGCCATGCCCTACTCCATCTCATGTTCATCAAAATGTATCATAGTGCTGCACACTGAGTTCACATATCATGCAAAACTAAATTTTAAAAGGTACCTGCCATCAATGGCTCTGTGTGGgctgaaaaatgtgtttctctatTTCGCAGTGATAAGCAAGCTCAGttttaacttacatttttttaatttgtaagggcatatgtttgtgtgtatatatattatcttACTGTGATTCTCATCCGGGGCACCACAACAAACGTACTGtcacaaatatgtacaaaagtTGTACATCCTCACATCTTTCAGACAACACACACGtctttcttcaacatttttccACTCAACTACTAACACTATCAGCAGTACATTTCTGCACCACTGCAAACACTACCACCAATACAACACTCCACGCAGATACTGTCTAGCATATCAATGCCATaatgacaaattaataaatatcaaACAATATTTAGGAATGCCTACGCTTGCTTCctattatttgtttatgtttatgttactctcaattagggctgggcattagatcgatatcgcaatatgagactagagattgtcttagattttggatatgtTGTAAAATCGTAACATGGTAAGTGTCTTTTCcaggttttacaggctgcattacaataaagtgatgtaatttcctGTACTTACCAAACTGttctaactgttctattatttacctttactcaCTAAGTCATTTAATCATTTCGGGAGAAGTTCtgattgtgtaaataacattgtGTTAAGGCACCagtagtcaaccatacaatattgttgcaatatcGACATCGAGACATTTGgacaagaatattgtgatattggattttctctatatcgcccagccctactctCAATGGACATTAGCGTCAGATGGTTTGATCTCTTGTTTCTTAGGTGTTTATATTGGCGCTCCAACATGGACAAGTCTCCTGGCCCACTTTGGCCCAGGAAGCATGAACATTGTCATTAATAAAATCTCCCTATTTATCAGGGTCACTGTTGTTTGGATCATCTGGTCACGTGCTTACAGCAGCTGCTCTAAgtaacactactactactaccactattagtaaaaataaacttgacCAAACCAACCTAAATATAACACTATGCGCTTCTATATAATACGTGCAAATAAATAACCTccagtttaaaaacaattcaaatgtgtaaatggaatgcaaattatttctttaatgtgttgtgtagttttgtgtgtgaagAGTTTAAGGTCAGGGAACAAGGAACTACAATTGACACTTTGGACATTTAGTTTGATCACCACCATCACATTAAGgctaaaaatgagaaaatgacaaaGGCCTAATCTGAGTATAGCGGCTGGTCTATCTGTGGACAAATAATGGGACTTAAATTCAATTCTTGTAATACTTATTTTTTAGCTGATTCATGGATACAtgcacttttacacacacaccaacatttaGTAATATTATTTATCAGGAATAAATGAGTCAAATTGTGCAGCCTGATGTCCTCCTCTTTGATAATCAGATTTATGAGCTATAATAATGACTCAACAGCATAAGCTTGAGACAGATTTAGAATAAATGAGACATTACTAAAATCATTaaagaaatgcttaaaaatgtaatgctgGATTTCATGCACCCATCCAGAGGCCACAATATGCTGTTTCTACTAATACGTACTAATATGTCAAATGTGCACAGTAGCTGCAGTGCCATATTTGATAAATCCTTCAAATTTCAGTTTGGCTTCAGATCTCATCTATTTAAAAGACTCCATGTTATGGGTCCAACATGAACACCAAACACCAGCCAGGCAATGGAGAAAGATGTCTCAGCGTTGGAGCCCATAATAGACTGGGCCTGCAGGAGCAGTTTTAGACAATCACTGTCTTTTCAATCTGTCTCAGATTGTGTGATTAGCGAGCAATCTACCGCAGGCAGCATCATCCAAAAATCTAATTTGTGCAGCTGTCACAGTAATTTCTCTATCTGTTTGCTGGAGACACAACATCCCTCCTTAACGGAGGTAGACAGGCATCAGATTGGCCTCCCGTCTGATGCACAGTGGGCCTGATTTAGGAAGGGCATGTATGTTTATAGTTTATGTACatataagagagagagaagacaaacATAGTAAGTGCAGGATGTCTTGCCAGCATGCGGTAATTAAAGAAACCCTCCATACAACATACGCTTTAATCAGACGGGTAACCCATGTTTCGCCTCAGTTAGTTACTCAGAATGACAAATACTATAAGACATAAATAcaatggccacacacacacgcaactaATCACTTTAAGACATTGCAAGATGCTTGGAGGAAATGCCAAAGCACATGAGGGGTTGTTCTTTAAGCATTCATCTCAGTTTGAGAGTCCAACTTCAGCAAATAGAATCTAAATGGTGGTTCTGAAGCTGTCATGTCCTTCTATATTATGAAGAAATCTTCACCACACATGTTGCATTTAGCTAAAGTAATATTATGAGGAAAGAGTAAAGGTGAGGAGGCAACCTCAGAATACAGattattaatttgaaaaaacgTCAGAGCTAAATGACTGTGAGACTCGGCAGACATGGAGTTTAACAGTAAAAGGATTtaaacaaggtttttttttacacttaaaaaatagattacattttaattatagtTTTTATTCTGTGCTACTGGAGAGTAAACCTATTTAAGTCGTGATTTTTGCACGCTTGTCTCCGCTGTTTGTGGCTTGAGAAGAGCAAATGAACAACAAAAGCCAGTCTttcacttctgaaataacataGTGTCCTGCGAGTTGCCTAGCTAGGCCTACTGTAGGTTTGGTGTATAAATGTCATTTGTTAAAGAGCAATTAGGCTGAGCACACagtcaattaaacaaaaaatcaaaaaatcttATTCCTAGCAATACTGACGAAAGTGATTCAAGTGATTCAAGTGACTCGCACAACCAGATTCAGTTTAGTGCGTGACTCAGAATAACCCGAAACCTCAATAGGAATCGAGTTATCCAGGCCAACTGGAGAGGTCTAGACCCTTAGGTTGGGAACCAATGGTCAAAGACACTCGGACTGCATCCGGAAAACACCAGGCAACACTCCAATTGGACCTTTCAAAGGGTCCAAAGATCAATTACAAGAtgattaaaaggtaaaaaaaaaaaaaaactcccgtTCCTCTTTGACTCTTTAAGAATTCTctatttttcttgttaaaatACCGGAATATTTTAACACTTAAGTActaaaaaatcctttaaattaAACAACGTGAGGAAGCATCAAAGCAGCAAATTACTGAAATTACAAAGAAGAAAGGTTTGGAATCTGTACCCAACACACAATTAATGAAAACCGGCATCTGTTGTATGTCCTGCTGCAGCGAAAACAGGTCCCTACAACTGATCCCACTTGAAGGTAAGCACAGCACTGCCCCCTGCTGGTAGTAACGTTCAATTGCAGTGGGAAAATTCACCATGCAACACTGCACCTGACTTTATTACAAATGTCTTTAATCCTCTATGACAGTAATCTGAATAGTTTATAGACCATACTACTAATCGAGAAAATATTCGACAGATAAATCGACTGACCGAGTTGCAGCTGTAGTAAATTGAAGCATTTGTTTGTCCGTAGTTGCAAATTATACAGCCAAGTAAGctctacaatttaaaaaactgtgATACTCAAATATCATTCAATCAGCTCTTGACCAAATAGGCAGGGATAACCTTGCGGGTCTGCTTCAGAAGCACAACCGTAAGAGCAGCTGGAACAACCATGCGCTTCCTCTGTGAAACACGCCAAAATTCAACACAAACAAGGTAGTTCGAGTTAATGGGACATCACAGTTCAACACGTTTGGGCCAGACCAGATATAAAGTGGTTGACTAACTCAAAGCTCCAGATAAATTAGGTAATGTAGCAGTAATATAGTTGTCATTTATTTCAATACACcgtttggggaaaaaaaatggcACTTCACATGTGCAGTTACTGGTTACACCCTATGTTGTTACTACTTCGAGACTATTTAGATTCAGTCATGTCATTAGAATTACTTGAACGGGTTTGATTctttttaaatggctgtttggacatttttccaATTCCATAGACTATAGTAAGTTGTAGACTTCAAACCAAATTTTAAGCCTCAAACAGTCTTATTTTACACCACTTGTGGTTTCAGCCAGGCTTCTGAGAGAGAAATGCATTTAGCTTATACATTGAGATTTTAGTTTGCTTTGAGCAGAACTTTTAATTACAGAATAGTTAAGAGCCTTATATGCCAAGTTTTGCATTATGATTTAAAAGGTCGTGATTAGGTTGTTATATCTATCACATATTAccatatacacaaacacttcTGAAATATAATTAGGCCCAGGTATTACGTGATTTGCAGCTACTTAGACTGTAGTGTCCCCATACGTACTGAAAGATCTAATTCACCACATTATTGCATGAATATTACCCTTTTTCAATTTGAGTGCAATTTTAGCCACGAGGAATGAAAAAGTCAACACTAGTATACacattatttatctttattgGCCAGAGACAAACAGCTCAGACAAGGACTCCAAACCGTTTCAGAACATCTGTGTACTTTGCGATCTTGCCCTCAACATTCTTTTCTGCCTGCTTGGTCAGCTTGATCAGTGTCTTTTTCTTGCCATAGCGAAGCTTAgccttctcctttctcttctcctccaggGTAGCTGTGATGGCCTGGTACTTCCAGCCGACCTCATGTGCCAGACGCCCAAGCAGAGCAAACTGAGTGGGAAAGTCAAAGTCAGTTTACAGTGTATACTTGCAAGTTTACATTTACTAGGAGATAATTCTTATGATGTACATTTTGGCCATGTTTAAAGCTTCAATTTGAGGCACAAATTGTCCCAGACTTGACTCAGTAATCAGATCCGAAAAGTTTCTCATCAATAGATGATCAGCTTCGGGAAAAAATTCTCAGCATTGTCGAGTTAGAACTGTTGTGGCAGATAAACTGCAAGTGTGATCCATAAATATCATTTAGTCAGCTGTTGATCAAACAGGCCGGGCTCACCTTGCGAGTGGGCTTCAGACGCACAACCTTAAGAGCAGCTGGAACAACCATGCGCTTCCTCTGTAAAACAAGCCCAAAAATcagataaaaagaagaaaaccacaCATCTTAACACCGATAGAATATCATGTCTCAGACgttatttcttttcaaagttGTACTCAAACAAGGTAGTTTAAGGTAATGTGACATCACAGACAGAGTCCAACATGTTAGGCCAGACAAGACGTGGCTCTTTGTACAAGATTCATCACCTTGTCATAGGGCGGGGGGATACCGTCGAACACCTTCAGCCTATCCAGAGCAGCCTGTCCTCTCTTGGTTTTGTGGGGCAACATGCCTGTTAAAGCAGAGAATATTCTAATGTTCAAGGTTTCAAAGATTACCATTGCAGTTGAATCAATTGTTTATTTGTCCTTGCACAAATATATGTCCCGACTCAACTCAGCAATCAGATCCGAAAAGTTTTCTCATCAATAGATGATCAGTTTGGGATTAAGAGCTCATCACTGTCAAGCAAGGAACAACTTGTGCTGggtcaaataaatgcaaagatCACACTCCGAGATCCAACTTCCGTTCTCAGagttatgtttatattttttaatctgacACTGGATCTTGGTTGGGTTCTTATGGCTTATAGTTAAGGGCTAGACCAATAGGGCATCTCAGCTACATTCAAACCACTTGAATATTGCATACCTCGTATAAAATTTAAGTAGGTTGTACTTGGGTGTAGGCTGCATACGGAGCATGTCTACACCTACTCTGCTTAAACTGAACTCAGCAATTTATGCAAGTGCAATCTACCAACTTCAATGATTCCAAGTTTTTCCAattgcatacatacagtatcatTTGTTATGGCGAGGAAGTTTCCGTGTCCAGAGAAGTGTCACATTCTCACCTCTGACAGTCCTCCAGAAAATCCTGCTGGGAGCTCTGAAGTGGTATGGTCCACGAGAGGGGTTGGTGTTCATCCTCTTACGCAGGAAAGCCAGGTACTTCACTGTAGAGGGGCACATTACACAGACATCCCTTAAACAGTTACAAATACTTCAAGGTACCAAAGCACTGGCAGTCATAACTTCAGTATTCAACGCTGATGTCTCAGATGGTAGTGCATGTAAGGTAGTCTCATGGTCATTGAAACTCGAACAATAATGGTAAAACATCACTGAcaagcatttatttatatatttaaaaaaaggaaaaatgcatGCAGTCTACTTACGCTTGTTGCGGTAGAAGTTGCCGGAGATATTGATGCCTTCGCATCTCACCACCACCACTTTGTGCCCTGAAACAACACAATAGTTTAGCGTTTGGACTGAAAGAATCTGGTCCTGTTAATGATCATTTGTGTCCCGTCTCAGATGGTAGTGCATGTGAGTTTTCTCATGGTCGTTAAACTCAACCAGTGAGGTAATAGTTATCATCATTGACGAACAGGGGCTCCTGAGTCATGCGCGGTTAAACATTTCAACGtttaaacgttaaaaaaaaaaaaaaatcttacccAGCAAAACTTGTTTAGCCACAAGGGCGGCGAGCCGGCCAAGTAGATGGCCCCTGCCATCAAGCAGCAGAACCTGCAGGtttgaagagaaaaagacaactGATCTAAATATTATACGGACAGATCCTGGTCACGTTTTATATAACGATACTAGATTAACGCTTAGGCACACAATACAAAATTGCagattttaaatcaataattgctaactaaaatgatTATGAATAACTTTGAAACAGTTTCTCCATGAGCCTTGCAGTAACTGCCACATGGATTAAGAcaacgttagcttagcatcaTCTTTAAAGCATGATAACATATTAACTTACATTTAAATAGCACAGGTAAACTATAGTGTATAACACCGTGATTTAAAATTAAGTATATGGATCTATCAAATGACCAACTGAGTATTTTACCAAGACCTAT
It includes:
- the rpl13a gene encoding 60S ribosomal protein L13a, which translates into the protein MADRFNKVLLLDGRGHLLGRLAALVAKQVLLGHKVVVVRCEGINISGNFYRNKLKYLAFLRKRMNTNPSRGPYHFRAPSRIFWRTVRGMLPHKTKRGQAALDRLKVFDGIPPPYDKRKRMVVPAALKVVRLKPTRKFALLGRLAHEVGWKYQAITATLEEKRKEKAKLRYGKKKTLIKLTKQAEKNVEGKIAKYTDVLKRFGVLV